ATGCCCATCGTGTAGAAGTACCCGGCGTCGAGGTCGCTGGCGCTCACGAAGTGGAGGGCACCACTCGGCGATCTCGCCAGCGCATCGAACCGCCGCCTGCCGCGCGGCGGAAGCGGGAATTCGCCACGCTTGCTCATTGCCTCGAACGAGATCGCGAGTGCGGCGCGCGCCTGCTCGGTGAAGTCGAAGTGAATCTCCGTCAACGGTTCCACCGACAGCAACGCTCGCTGAGCGCGGTCTATGATCTGAACCGCCATCATCGCCATCCGGTCCAGGGCGTGAGCCCGCGCCAGCTCTGCTGGCCAATCGTCCCCCTGAGGGTCTCCCGCTGCGCCTTGGAGATGAGCAGCCAGAGTGCCAGCCACCCGCGCCGCCTTGACCGCAGCCTGCACCTCGTGCTTGGTCAGAGCGCCGAAGGCGAGATTGGCGAGAAGCGCGTCGAATTCGCCCGGGGCGAGATCGACTCGAACCGTGGCCGAAGGTAGTCTGAGCGTCGGCCCGACGGCCGTATCCGGCTCGCCGGGAGGCGTGGGCCGGAACACCAAGGACCCGTCGAAGATCGAGCGGAGCAAGGCGGGGAAGCGCGGCTCAATGCTCATCTGTCATTCTCCTCGGTCCAGGGGCAGGGCCTAGCGCGAAGCATCGGCCCCTCCCCACGACGCACCAACGGAGGCTACGAGGGGAGCCGCCGCGCGGCGTTGATGCTGCTGTGGCGAGGGGAAGCACGGCTCGTCGGTGGCGGGAGCGACGCAGCGCGTGCGAAGCGTTGGGCCTTTCCGTCCGGACAACCCCGCCGCTCGAGCCAGGCGCGTGTCGCTTAGGCGCCCCGCTCCGAGCTGAGTCCACTTCCGATTACCCAGGCGCATCGCTCAGCCCAGATCCTCGGCCAAACAGAACAGAAGTCAAGATGATTCGACATTCCGTTAATGTAGGGTGCGCTACAAGAGCGCGAGAGTGCTGCTGTTTGGGTATTTCCTAAATGCTTTGGGAGTACCCAAGCGCGGGTCGAGACTTCGGCGTGCCGCGAGGCCTCGTGACGTGGCGCTTCCGCCGCGCAGCCCTGGCGCTTCTCTTCCTCCCTCTCGGAACGTGGACCTCCTACTCGATCAGCTTGTCCCGATAGGAGTCGTACGAAACGTGGAGGCTGTGGGCAGCACACAGGAGGTTACGGTCATGCACCTGGTAGGCGTAGACGTAGCGCTCCTCCCTAACCGTTTCGAGGTCGCGTATGCGGTGGGGCTCAACCTTCGCACGTGGCAGAGCCGTCGTCGGAACCACGCCGGCGCGCATGTTCTGCTCGAGCTCGCATCGGTGTGTCACCTCCTCGCGCGCTGCGGCCGGCGGATCTGGGGTCCCGGACCGCCTGCGGCCTGAGGATCGCTCGCCGAGTCGCTTTCGCTCTCGCTGGACGGCCGACCCGGATAGCAGCAGTAGGGGTTTGTGAACAGGCCGTCCGAGGTGAAGAAGCACACCCCGCGGCACCCGCCTCGGCAGCGGGCTCCCTTGTCACAGCCGGTGCACGTGCCCCCCAGTTGGCCAATCTCGAAGCGGCGGTTGTAGGAGAACGCACCGGCGTCGTTCCAGATCTCGCTCAAGGACCGGGTCCGCAGGTTGCCCTCGACGAAGCGCGGGTCGTAGAGCGACTCGCAGCCCTTGACGTTGCCCTCGCTGTCGATGCCGACGGCCCGCAGACCCGCGCTGCAGCCCTGCCAGCTGCCGAGGCTTCCAGGCTGGTTCCGCAGGTAGATCTCGTTCTTGTCGTAGTAGCCGATGTCGTCCCCGGCCAGGATCCAGAGTCGCGCCGCGTCCCGGTGCTCGCGGATGAAGCGCGTCACGCCTGGCACGCGCGCCGGCTCGAGGAGCAAGTGGCGCGCGCGGGCCATGTTCCCCATGGGCGTGGCGAGCTGGATCTGCCAGGTCTCGACGCCATGGGCGACCAGCAGCTCGTACAGGCCCGGCAAGTCGTCGACGTTCAGCGCAGTCAGGGTCGTGACGACGGCGACCGGGATGTCCTCGGACCGCAGCCGGGCCATCGTCGCGACGGCGCGGTCGAAGGACGTGCGCACGCCGCGGATCGTGTTGTGAGCTTCCCGCAAGCCATCGAGGGAGAGACAGACATTGCTCAGGCGCGCGTGCCGGATCTCCGCGAGGTGCGAATCATCGAGCACCAGGCCGTTCGTGATAGTGTTGACCTGGACCCCGCGGTCGGCCAGGCGGCGTGCCACGCGTTCCCACCCGCGATAGAGGAAGACCTCGCCGCCGATGAGGCTTGCCTGCCGGCAGCCGAGCGCGGCCAGCTCGTCGGCCACTGGCAGGCACTCCTCGAGCGTGAGCTCATCGGCGCGCGCCCGGCCGGCCTTCGACCCGCAGTGGAGACAGCGCAAGTTGCAGCGAAGCGTTAGTTCCCAGACGCAGTATTCAGGGACGTATGGCTGCCTCTCGGGCATGGGGTGGAGCCGGGTGCGGCCGCCGGTCACGGCTTCTTCTTAGCGACACGCGGAGGAGCCATGTACCGCGGGACGATCTCGGAGGTGAGCTCGACGAACTCGCAATCCTCGCCGGTCTCGTCCTTGATCTCTTTGCACTGCCACTCCGTGAGGTACATCCTCTTCGCCGTGGGCGGGACGGCACGAGCCTTGGGCGGCATGTACTTCAATACTGGGGGCGACGTGACCGGGACGTTCCAGACCTGGGTCTCGATTCCCAAGACATCCTTGATCATCCGGATCTGCCAATCGGTGAGGTAAAGCGCGACGTGCTGCTTGCCTTCGATCTCCATCTCATCCTCCTATCGTGAAGCGGGATCAGGGCCCGGTCCGCGATCAGCCCTGGACCCAGCCATCGTTCACGGGCGCGGCCGGGCGCATGCAGCTCGCCCACCTCCTGTGGGCCCGAATAGTCCACCCTCTCACATCCGCAGTCAGTTCGAGGCCTACCAGGCGAATTCCACGGGCATCGTGACGCCGATAGGGCGAATGTGGACGTGACTGTAGAGGCGCTCCGAGGCCTCCTCGAACTCGACTCTCGTCAGCGTTAGCACCTGCGTCACCAGGCCACTCGGCCGGGTGATCGCGAGATCGAGGATGAGCACGTTGGGGTTGAAACCTTGGGGTTGCGCTTTGACGAGCTTGAGGACGTAGCCCGGGGTCGGCATCATCACCAATCCGAGCACGTGGAGCGACTTCTGGCTGCCTGGCCCGGGCATCGTGTTCTCCCAGGCCCACCAGCCGGGACCCTGGCGGTCGGCGGCCGCCGGTTCGACGAGCGTGGCCGCCTCGCTCGCGGAGTCCACTGGCTCGGGGTCGCGCACCTGCAGAACCGGCGGGTGCAGGGTGCTGTCCGCCGTGCGGACCTGAATCTCACGGAAGTGGCCCGCGAATGCCCTGGCCACCGTGGCCTCGTGATCTGGGGGGCACTCACCGGTGATGCCGCAGTTCCCTGGCCTCTCGTAGACGAAGAACAGCGGCGGGTAGATGCGGGTGGGGCTACGAACTAGCTCCAGCGTGCCATCGAACCCCCTGGCGTGGCCGGTCACGCTCAGATACAGCGAGTCCCGGTGCTGAATCGCGACGACGCGGCTTACGTGTGCAAGCGGCAGGACGCTCATCCATCCCTCCTCGGCCCCGGTGGCCTATCCGGACGATTCAATGCAGACGCCGCAGTTACCACCCTGCGGAAACAGCCAGTGATGTTCTCGATATTGGCGGCTGAGACTGCCTCAATGCCGCTCCCTTCCCCGGTCCACAGGCTGCCTAGCACGCAAGACGCGACAGACCACACGGGAGTCCTCGGAGGAAGTTGGATCAATAGTCAACTCGCGCCGGCGCGAGTCAAGAGAATTCGTCATGCAGCGAGCGCGCGGGCCACCACCACATGGTGATACCGGCGTTGTTTGTGTATTTCCTAAATGCTTTGGGAATCCCCAAGCACCGCTCGAGGCCTGGGCTGGCGGCCGTGCCTGGCAACGCGGGGCTTCCTTCGTCCAGACCGAGCGCCTTTCCTTCTCCTTCTCGGAACGTGGACCCCCCACTCGATCAGCTTGTCCCGGTAGGAGTCGTACGAAACGTGGAGGCTGCGGGCGGCGTAGAGGAGGTTACCGTCATGCGCCTGGTAAGCGTAGACGTAGTGTTCCTTCCTAACCGTTTCGAAGTCGCGGACGCGGTGGGGCTCAGCCTTCGCAGGTGGCAGAGCCGTAGTCGGAACCACGCCAGCGCGCATGTCCTGCTCGAGCTCGCGTCGCTGGCGCAGCTCGCGCTCGTAGTCGTCGGTTTCGTGCTGGAGGCGGACGATGTTCATGGCTTCCGCGACCACGGGCAGGACGGCGTCCCGCAGGTTGGGCATCTTGTTGACGTACTGGAAGGCGCCCAGCTTCGCGCACTGCACGGCCGAAGGCACCTGGTAGTCAACGGTCAGCATGATGACCAGCAGGTTTGGCCAGCGCTCGTGGATGATCTTGAGCGCCTGTTCACCCTGCATGGTCTTGTCGGGAAACTTCTTGTCGAGCAGCACCAGGCTAATGGCGCTTGCCTGCTCCTCGAGTATTCGCAGGGCAATCTCACATGAGTGCGCCAGCCGTACCCGGAACTTCCGCTCAAGAATCAGGCGGAGCGTGATCCGCACTGATCGCTCGTCGTCCACTACCAGGATGCGCCCCTTGGGAGTGAGCGAGGACATTGTCCGCTCCTCCCCCCCAGCCAGTCAGCGTAGCGTCTTCAGTCAGCCCAGCAGCGTCTCTCGTCTACCATCCAGGCTACCATGTCCGACCGGACGGCGGAACGAGCCCGACCACTGATCTGCACTCGCGAATCACCGTCGGAGCGGGGACCAATGATGGGGAGTCTCCAAACCACTTTGGGACTACCCAAACGTGACTGCGTGGCACGCGACGACCGAAGACCTCGGCTGGCGTGTGGCAACCTCCATCACCGCGCCAAGGGCAGCTCGACGGTCACACAGGTCCCGCGACCGACCTCGCTGCTGATGCGCACCTCACCGTGCATGCGACGCACGATGTCTCGCACTACGGCCATCCCGAGTCCGCGCGGCCGGTCCTGCCCCTTGGTGCTGACGAAGGGCTCGAATACCTTGGCCAGGGCATCGGGACTGATCCCGCGGCCGGTGTCGCGGATCTCCACTACCACACACTCGTCTCGAACGGCCGTGGTTACGGTGACCCGACGCTGTCGCGGTGAATCCGGCTCGAGGGCCTCGATAGCGTTGGTTAGAAGGTTCGCTAGGACCTGGCAGATCCGAATCGGTGGCGCTGCAACCAAGGGCACGTCGACGAGCCTGAGCGTGACGCGGACCTGTCTGCGCAGCTCCGGGCTGAGGATGGCGAGAGCAGCCTCTGCGGCCTGGTTGACGTTAGCGGTAGCGCGCTGGTCTGACATAGCCGGTTCACCCCGCCTAAACAGCTCGACGCGAGACGACAAGTCGTCAGCCACAACGACCGCGGTCTTCACCGCCTTCCTCAGCGCGTTGGCCTTCCCGAGCGGCCGACGCGTACCAATGGCGAGATCAGTCACCAGCTCGTCCGCCAGATCTGCGGCTTCGCGCAAGCCTCCGCAGAGAGACGTCAGAGGGTTCGAGAACTCGTGCACCTCTTGCCCAAGCAGCGATGCCTCGGCTGTCTGCAGGTTGGCCCGGAGGAGCGATGCATGCGATTCGCTGACGAGAAGGCCCAACTCGTAGGCCCGAAGTCCGATCCGGAGCTCCTCCGCCATCCTGTCTTCGTTCCAAGGCTTGAGGATGTACCGACTGACCTGACCAGAGTTGATGGCGTCCACTGTCGCGCGGATGTCGGCGTAGGCGGTCACGATCATCCGTACGACCTGCGGGAACTGGTCCTTGGCAATGGCGCAGAGCTCCGCCCCCGACATGCCTGGCATGCGCTGGTCGGCCAGGAGCACGGCCACCGGTTCGGTGCCCATCAGGGCCAGCGCCTCCTTCCCTGAGCGGGCGACCACAACCTCGAACCGATCGGTGAAGCAATACTTGAACGTGACGAGGTTGCTCTCCTCGTCATCGACGTAGAGGACCTTCGGCCGTCGCTGATTCACTCCGCTCCTCCGCGGACTCGGCTCCACTGGTCGCAAGAGCGTTGCGACCGGTGAGAATCAGGCAAACCCGCTGAACGCTGCCATCATATGTTGGGATATGGCGTCGTGACCAGGGCCTTCATCGACAAAACGGACACCGCGCGGAGCTCGGGCCCTCGATTGGTCCTAGACACACAGGTTCGTCGCCTACCCAAACCGAACATTTTCCACCAAGACTCCGTCGAGCATTGGACAACGCCAATCGCGTTTGTGTAGGTCCAAAGAAGCAGATTGCAACCCGTATCCGGAGCTGGTGAGTCTGGTACTCATTCCGATTTAACTTGACTTCAGATGTACGCGGCGGACGATCCGGCTTGTGACACGGCGTCCTGTCCGCGGAGACCGAGCAGTTTGCCGCAACGGGGTAGGCAGAGGGTTCCTTCTTGGGCACGTGGGCGCGAGCTTGAGGCCCCGCCTCAGAGGGCGTCAGTGAGCGGGAGACAGGTCGCTTGGACTGGGCGACTGAGGAGGTGTGCGCCATGCAATTGCGCAGAAGACCAACTGGGCGAGCCCGTCCTGATGGCGGGACGCTCAGTTCACGTCAGAAAGAGGTGTTGTGCCTGATTGCCGATGGGTACACCTGTTCGAACATCGCTGCAAGGCTCGGCCTCAGTGAGCGTACCGTGGAGACTCATCGAGCACGTTTGATCGCAAGGACTGGTGCAATGAACACCGCAGAATTGACCAAGTACGCAATCCGCGTGGGGCTTACCAAGCTCGAGGTTTGAGCCGCGTGTGGTCCGGGTTTGTACGCATTGTTCTAGCGCGTTGAGGCGAGCACACTGGCCTCCAACAAGGCTCAGCTTGGAGAGGCCACGATACCGTTGTGCCCCCACCGTCGCAGAATGAGCAGGCACAACGGGCAGAGGAATTCGGAGGACAGAATGCGCCTCAAGCATGGTCTTTCCATTGCTGCTATTGGTGGGGTCGTCTTCCTAGGCGCCATGTTGCTGTTTGGCTTGGGTTCGAGACGCCCCGACTCGAAGTCGGTAGTCGAGCGCGACGCACCACCGAGCACGTCGCCCATCACGGCACCGCTATCTCGTGTGGCTTCACCCTCCTTGCCGGGGGTGAACAATGGAGTGGACGAGCGTGTTGGTGGTCAGCAGGCGCCTGAGGATCACGCGCCGGACCTGGCAGAGATGGCGCGCCAAGAACGCGAAGCCCTGCTAGGCCGCATCCAGTCGCCGCAGCGCTCATCTGAGCCTTGGACAGCAGATGCCGCGAGGCTGTTCGATGAGCTGAAACTCGTGAAGCTGCCGGCAGCCGCGCAACGAGACGCCTCGTACGGAAGCTTGGTGTGTTACCCAGCCGGGTGCGTCGCATCCATCGAATCCACCCCTCAGGGACTGAGGGTGCTGATCGACGAGTGGTTGAATAACACGCACCTGACTGCTTGGCAGGCAAGTAAGCATTGGACCCCTCCTCTGCCGCTTCCGAACGGCAGAGTATCCGCTGCATTCGTACTTGAACGGCCTGCGGGCCATCGACAAGGAGGATGACATGAAGAGAGTACTGGTCTGTGCGCTTTCGGTGATGACGCTGCTGGTCGGTGCGAACAGTGCGTACGCCAACCAACAGTGGACACCTGGTTCCGTCTGCCGCGGCAATGCCGTCTGGGAGCAGGGCTACATCAGTTTCCTGGACTCGAGGGCGTACAACGATTACCAGGCTGGCACGATTGGTATTTCGTGCCCGGTGCAGGTGACCGATGCCGTCTCCAGCAATTACTACCCCTACTACAGGGTCAATGAGGTGTCGGTCATGTACTACGACGCAACGCCGACAAACGGGGGTGGCGCCGTTTTCTGCTGGGTGGTCGGAACCAGTGCCACCGGCGGCACCACGGCGAGTTCGTCGGTGTACAGCTGCAGCACAACCGGGGGGTGCGGCAATGACGCCAACACCTTTACCGGCACCGGCCGCCTGGATTTCGCGAATCCGCTGGCGTACGGCTACTGGGCCGGCCTGAGTGTCCGGTGCGGCGTACCGTACAACGACTCTGAAGCCTACGGCAAGAGTTCGCTCATTTCGATCTTCAGCGATTGGACGAACTAGAACGCGGACCGGCCTCCCCGCCACCGCGCATTGACCCCCAAGTAGGG
The sequence above is drawn from the bacterium genome and encodes:
- a CDS encoding radical SAM protein, coding for MPERQPYVPEYCVWELTLRCNLRCLHCGSKAGRARADELTLEECLPVADELAALGCRQASLIGGEVFLYRGWERVARRLADRGVQVNTITNGLVLDDSHLAEIRHARLSNVCLSLDGLREAHNTIRGVRTSFDRAVATMARLRSEDIPVAVVTTLTALNVDDLPGLYELLVAHGVETWQIQLATPMGNMARARHLLLEPARVPGVTRFIREHRDAARLWILAGDDIGYYDKNEIYLRNQPGSLGSWQGCSAGLRAVGIDSEGNVKGCESLYDPRFVEGNLRTRSLSEIWNDAGAFSYNRRFEIGQLGGTCTGCDKGARCRGGCRGVCFFTSDGLFTNPYCCYPGRPSSESESDSASDPQAAGGPGPQIRRPQRARR
- a CDS encoding response regulator — encoded protein: MSSLTPKGRILVVDDERSVRITLRLILERKFRVRLAHSCEIALRILEEQASAISLVLLDKKFPDKTMQGEQALKIIHERWPNLLVIMLTVDYQVPSAVQCAKLGAFQYVNKMPNLRDAVLPVVAEAMNIVRLQHETDDYERELRQRRELEQDMRAGVVPTTALPPAKAEPHRVRDFETVRKEHYVYAYQAHDGNLLYAARSLHVSYDSYRDKLIEWGVHVPRRRRKGARSGRRKPRVARHGRQPRPRAVLGDSQSI
- a CDS encoding ATP-binding protein encodes the protein MNQRRPKVLYVDDEESNLVTFKYCFTDRFEVVVARSGKEALALMGTEPVAVLLADQRMPGMSGAELCAIAKDQFPQVVRMIVTAYADIRATVDAINSGQVSRYILKPWNEDRMAEELRIGLRAYELGLLVSESHASLLRANLQTAEASLLGQEVHEFSNPLTSLCGGLREAADLADELVTDLAIGTRRPLGKANALRKAVKTAVVVADDLSSRVELFRRGEPAMSDQRATANVNQAAEAALAILSPELRRQVRVTLRLVDVPLVAAPPIRICQVLANLLTNAIEALEPDSPRQRRVTVTTAVRDECVVVEIRDTGRGISPDALAKVFEPFVSTKGQDRPRGLGMAVVRDIVRRMHGEVRISSEVGRGTCVTVELPLAR